The proteins below come from a single uncultured delta proteobacterium genomic window:
- a CDS encoding Helix-turn-helix domain protein, which translates to MTDEKRLGQRIRALRTRKKLTQEQMAEMAGLNGKYWSDLELGKETVSVKNLTKIAVALDVSLAELVSAEHEAPRQELEREVQKMIVEADDEQLKTIYRILTAVVR; encoded by the coding sequence ATGACCGACGAAAAACGATTAGGCCAAAGAATTCGAGCACTAAGGACAAGAAAGAAGCTCACCCAAGAGCAGATGGCAGAAATGGCCGGTCTGAATGGGAAGTATTGGAGCGACCTTGAATTAGGCAAAGAAACTGTATCAGTGAAGAACTTGACCAAGATTGCGGTTGCTCTGGATGTTTCTTTGGCAGAACTGGTCAGTGCGGAACATGAAGCACCGAGGCAAGAACTTGAGCGAGAAGTGCAAAAGATGATTGTCGAAGCTGACGATGAACAGTTAAAGACAATTTACCGGATTTTAACTGCTGTAGTTCGTTAA
- a CDS encoding transposase, with amino-acid sequence MSHHNTLFSQMLSLIPRHVFQKLEARHKTGRSSRQFGFKEQSTVMAFIQLAARRSMRDGLRCLAACGKRLYHFGLFPVARSTFSDANNSRPVGFFKDLFADMYSLCVPKASKHKFHFKCKLYSMDATTISLCLSLFPWATFRQNKGGVKMNTVLDHDGHIPAFVTVDVAKTHESRMAKSLSLPKGSIVTFDKGYVSYPWFQTLLENGIFFVTRLKDNAVYKLLERRPVNRTSGVTSDHIIEVKHSRGKVLRLRRIGYRDAETGKRYEFLTNHFRLSARTIADIYKERWKIELFFREIKQNLRIKSFVGNTENAVLIQIYTALTVYLLLAYQKFLSKTGLSVQQLFQIASLNILGTDSLEELLKPRRRKNENLYNLSLLSLAA; translated from the coding sequence ATGAGCCATCATAATACACTCTTTTCTCAAATGCTATCATTGATTCCCAGACATGTTTTTCAGAAACTGGAAGCCCGGCATAAAACAGGTCGTTCTTCTCGACAATTCGGCTTTAAGGAACAGTCTACGGTCATGGCTTTTATCCAGCTTGCAGCAAGGCGCTCCATGCGTGACGGATTGCGCTGTTTGGCCGCCTGCGGCAAGAGGCTGTATCATTTTGGCCTTTTTCCCGTTGCACGTTCCACTTTCTCCGATGCCAACAACTCCCGGCCTGTGGGCTTTTTCAAAGATCTATTTGCCGACATGTACAGCCTGTGTGTTCCCAAGGCCTCCAAACACAAATTTCATTTCAAATGCAAACTTTACAGCATGGACGCCACCACCATCAGCCTGTGTTTGTCGCTGTTTCCCTGGGCCACGTTCCGCCAAAACAAGGGCGGCGTCAAAATGAACACAGTGCTTGACCACGATGGTCATATCCCGGCATTTGTCACCGTTGATGTGGCCAAAACGCACGAAAGCCGTATGGCGAAAAGTCTTTCTCTGCCCAAAGGCTCCATCGTGACCTTCGACAAAGGCTATGTCAGTTACCCCTGGTTTCAGACCCTGCTCGAAAATGGCATCTTTTTCGTCACCCGCCTGAAGGACAACGCTGTTTACAAACTGCTGGAGCGCCGCCCGGTGAACCGCACAAGCGGGGTTACTTCCGACCACATTATCGAAGTGAAGCACAGCCGGGGAAAAGTCTTGCGCCTGCGTCGCATCGGCTACCGGGACGCCGAAACAGGCAAGCGTTACGAATTTCTGACAAATCACTTTCGCCTGTCCGCCCGCACCATCGCCGATATTTACAAAGAACGCTGGAAAATCGAACTCTTTTTTCGCGAAATCAAACAGAATCTACGCATCAAAAGCTTTGTCGGGAACACGGAAAATGCTGTATTGATTCAGATTTATACCGCGCTGACCGTCTACCTGCTCCTGGCCTACCAGAAATTCCTGAGTAAAACAGGGCTGTCCGTGCAGCAACTTTTCCAAATCGCCTCACTGAACATCCTCGGAACAGACTCGCTGGAAGAACTCCTGAAGCCCCGACGACGAAAAAATGAAAACCTCTATAACCTCAGTCTGTTATCCTTGGCAGCTTAA
- a CDS encoding putative Transcriptional regulator, Crp/Fnr family (Evidence 3 : Function proposed based on presence of conserved amino acid motif, structural feature or limited homology), with translation MTGVLDLKTTFPFISILGIDLRKEFEEACTLQSIKQGTQLTDSGASCRFMTFVLAGRIKIFKLSHEGREITLFRVTSGECCIMSAACILSGKPFPAIAVAEEPITAITLPGGFFADFFSRSLVLQQYVMGMFADRFEAMSMLLEEVAFNRMDNRLAKFLLQKHHQGKLTTTHEAIALEMGTAREVVSRLLNDFQKKGYVQLSRGELFIKSFEALSQLSEN, from the coding sequence ATGACTGGTGTTTTGGATTTGAAAACTACTTTCCCTTTTATTTCAATTTTGGGCATCGATTTACGGAAAGAATTTGAGGAAGCCTGCACCCTGCAATCCATCAAGCAAGGAACCCAACTCACAGACTCAGGCGCTTCTTGCCGATTTATGACGTTTGTCTTGGCTGGGCGTATAAAAATTTTTAAACTCTCCCATGAAGGACGCGAAATAACACTTTTTCGTGTAACTTCAGGGGAGTGCTGTATTATGTCAGCAGCTTGCATATTGAGTGGTAAGCCTTTTCCAGCAATAGCTGTTGCGGAAGAACCAATAACCGCCATTACGCTGCCCGGTGGCTTTTTTGCCGATTTTTTTAGCCGATCTTTGGTCTTGCAACAATACGTTATGGGGATGTTTGCGGATAGGTTTGAAGCCATGTCCATGTTACTGGAAGAAGTAGCTTTTAACCGTATGGATAATCGCCTTGCCAAATTTTTGCTTCAAAAACATCACCAAGGTAAACTAACAACAACACATGAAGCCATTGCCTTGGAAATGGGAACAGCCAGAGAAGTGGTTAGCCGCTTACTCAATGACTTTCAAAAAAAAGGCTATGTCCAACTTTCCCGTGGTGAGTTGTTCATCAAATCTTTCGAAGCGTTATCCCAGTTGTCTGAAAACTGA
- a CDS encoding conserved membrane hypothetical protein (Evidence 4 : Homologs of previously reported genes of unknown function), with protein MARKSWRNHLWIVTCVYFLLGLYNITFAWLGLIFFLIPLLIAFINGDKSYCNKYCDRGRLFRFLGSRLGVSRGKPMPALLKNRWFRYIFMIYFFGMFGSVVTATYLVASGASELDSTVKLFQALRLPLDWTHSIGAFPIWVTQFAFGFYSLMLTSLTLGLVTMLFFKPRSWCVYCPMGTMTQVICKLKCKDGSDI; from the coding sequence ATGGCAAGAAAAAGTTGGCGGAATCACTTGTGGATCGTGACGTGTGTGTATTTTTTACTTGGGCTGTATAACATTACTTTTGCGTGGTTAGGCTTGATTTTTTTTCTCATTCCTTTGTTAATTGCCTTTATTAACGGTGATAAATCGTATTGCAACAAATACTGTGACCGAGGACGTCTTTTTCGTTTTTTGGGAAGCAGGTTGGGTGTTTCGCGAGGTAAACCAATGCCTGCTTTGTTGAAAAACCGCTGGTTCCGTTACATTTTCATGATATACTTTTTTGGAATGTTTGGAAGTGTTGTTACAGCCACATATCTTGTAGCTTCGGGAGCAAGCGAGCTTGATAGTACGGTTAAACTTTTCCAAGCATTGCGGTTACCACTAGATTGGACCCATTCCATTGGAGCATTTCCCATCTGGGTTACACAGTTTGCCTTCGGATTTTATTCTCTAATGCTTACATCCCTGACACTCGGTTTGGTAACCATGCTGTTTTTCAAACCAAGATCATGGTGTGTATACTGTCCCATGGGCACAATGACGCAAGTGATTTGTAAGCTGAAATGTAAAGACGGCAGCGATATTTAA
- a CDS encoding hypothetical protein (Evidence 5 : No homology to any previously reported sequences): MMRNDLTAFERAEAFQRLKDATGVIDTQIADLFKRSRTNVSQTLSVLKLPDDIKNAVNGRPFTLTQLIELVNLNEKPEEQQARFKEIDEKVKRKERDFDSEDSEDGTAPRRASGKGGSEGEGRRTRYEAFVGSFTSVFHKIDDYFTKVAAAPKTKNEKDPPFEEQQADIWNEFVNVGFKLKQYINLPDDEISKAFDELIEKMQQESEARKAQEQSDSASTENESDKAPDGTPAEPEIGTAVSDATPEAPEPPKEDA; the protein is encoded by the coding sequence ATGATGCGGAATGACCTTACCGCATTTGAACGTGCCGAAGCATTTCAACGGCTCAAAGACGCAACCGGAGTAATTGATACTCAGATTGCAGACCTGTTCAAAAGAAGCCGTACCAATGTTTCACAAACTCTTTCCGTGTTAAAGCTGCCGGACGACATAAAAAATGCCGTTAATGGCAGACCGTTTACGCTTACACAGTTGATTGAACTCGTGAACCTGAACGAGAAACCGGAAGAACAGCAAGCTCGTTTCAAAGAAATTGACGAAAAAGTTAAGCGTAAAGAACGCGACTTCGATAGCGAAGATTCGGAAGACGGTACGGCTCCACGCCGAGCATCCGGCAAAGGTGGTTCCGAAGGTGAGGGGAGAAGAACTAGGTATGAAGCTTTTGTTGGAAGCTTCACTAGTGTTTTTCACAAAATTGATGACTATTTCACCAAAGTAGCTGCTGCGCCTAAGACAAAGAATGAGAAAGACCCGCCTTTTGAGGAACAACAGGCTGACATATGGAATGAATTTGTGAATGTCGGGTTTAAACTAAAACAATATATTAACTTACCCGATGATGAAATTAGTAAAGCCTTTGACGAATTGATTGAAAAGATGCAGCAGGAATCAGAAGCAAGAAAAGCTCAAGAACAGAGCGATAGTGCATCCACCGAAAACGAAAGTGACAAAGCTCCTGATGGAACACCCGCTGAACCTGAAATCGGAACAGCGGTTAGCGACGCTACCCCGGAAGCTCCTGAACCTCCGAAAGAAGACGCCTAA
- a CDS encoding hypothetical protein (Evidence 5 : No homology to any previously reported sequences) has translation MKRCSRNQKQEKLKNRAIVHPPKTKVTKLLMEHPLNLKSEQRLATLPRKLLNLRKKTPKLSTP, from the coding sequence TTGAAAAGATGCAGCAGGAATCAGAAGCAAGAAAAGCTCAAGAACAGAGCGATAGTGCATCCACCGAAAACGAAAGTGACAAAGCTCCTGATGGAACACCCGCTGAACCTGAAATCGGAACAGCGGTTAGCGACGCTACCCCGGAAGCTCCTGAACCTCCGAAAGAAGACGCCTAAATTATCCACTCCATGA
- a CDS encoding exported hypothetical protein (Evidence 5 : No homology to any previously reported sequences) translates to MRFKLLLTVLCAILLFGMNSHTAQAKQSSNEIQEIARDAAKTSKFGPFTEDDCYKYIMGLFNGQYQSDLKTPSQLYGRAPQQIFNISSFPKSLQQYHFNKEIKGFFIIQHHGGVKLGNTPISFAYVTNFSGPETYILAIEANLPDKYVPEEVIQSLASKYGQDGIVQYDAATIRERYSNAPASFKPTTYYYKETDDYIITFYYTTNWDVSAGRPICELLYLNKKTLALALAKNQEQMQKNEADTQQQRQKDLNAF, encoded by the coding sequence ATGCGCTTCAAACTGCTTTTAACCGTTCTGTGTGCGATTCTTTTATTTGGGATGAATTCACACACGGCACAAGCAAAACAATCTTCCAATGAGATACAGGAAATAGCCCGTGATGCAGCCAAAACGAGCAAGTTTGGGCCTTTTACAGAGGATGATTGTTACAAGTACATAATGGGGCTTTTTAACGGGCAATATCAATCCGATTTAAAAACTCCATCGCAGTTATATGGACGTGCTCCGCAGCAAATATTTAACATTTCTTCATTTCCTAAATCATTGCAACAATACCATTTTAATAAAGAAATTAAAGGATTTTTCATCATTCAACATCATGGCGGTGTAAAACTTGGGAATACACCTATAAGCTTTGCCTATGTGACAAATTTTTCCGGGCCTGAAACATACATATTAGCCATAGAGGCTAACTTGCCAGACAAATATGTACCGGAAGAAGTGATTCAATCCTTGGCAAGTAAGTACGGTCAAGATGGAATCGTTCAATACGATGCTGCTACCATTCGTGAAAGATACTCTAACGCACCTGCTTCATTTAAGCCAACTACATATTATTACAAAGAAACCGATGATTACATCATCACTTTTTATTATACGACAAATTGGGATGTTTCCGCAGGAAGACCTATTTGCGAATTGCTTTACTTGAATAAAAAAACGCTTGCTCTGGCATTGGCTAAAAATCAAGAGCAAATGCAGAAGAACGAAGCCGATACTCAACAGCAAAGACAAAAGGATTTGAACGCTTTTTGA
- a CDS encoding conserved hypothetical protein (Evidence 4 : Homologs of previously reported genes of unknown function), producing MELSQDTKIFALTEKYPFLVNALAERNSSFEKLKNPILHQTMGRVASIEKAAGLGNESVLALLLFIAEKIMATTGETVAILPPAVQQSAKAPSILSREQRLENLKEIIRELHDGVEFNQLQEKFNRTVGDISPEEIAGLEQTLVNEGLPETEIKRMCHLHAALFQGALEKQEMRPVQPGHPIHTYLQENTQAKELIAEIRQEVAKVNGGAEEAAWAFVHGHLTNLVQELAGIQTHYIRKENQLFPLLEQHGLSAPGKVMWEVHDDIRSKLRHAQNLLAEKKQLESVVAVVDFLNEAEEMIRKEENILFPMSLELLTEDDWNRCRLGDDEIGYSFDVTPGTEWSARAAHESQPTDNTDLISLATGNLAPEVINAIFRNLPVDISFVGPDDRVAYYSDSKHRIFPRSAAVIGREVKNCHPSKSVHIVTEILEAFKSGKRNKAEFWLELGEKFIHIQYLALTDVGGRYLGCLEIGQDATHIRSLTGQRRLLEWK from the coding sequence ATGGAACTATCTCAAGACACAAAAATATTTGCGTTAACAGAAAAATATCCTTTTCTTGTAAACGCTTTGGCAGAACGCAATAGCTCTTTTGAAAAATTAAAGAACCCTATTCTGCACCAAACTATGGGCCGGGTAGCCTCCATAGAAAAAGCTGCAGGTCTGGGGAATGAAAGCGTCCTTGCGCTGCTTCTGTTCATTGCGGAAAAAATTATGGCAACCACGGGCGAAACTGTGGCTATTCTACCCCCTGCTGTGCAGCAATCTGCAAAAGCACCCAGCATACTATCACGGGAACAAAGGTTGGAAAATCTCAAGGAAATTATCCGAGAACTGCATGATGGTGTGGAGTTCAATCAGTTGCAGGAGAAATTCAATAGAACGGTTGGGGATATCTCGCCGGAAGAAATTGCAGGGCTTGAGCAAACGCTGGTTAACGAAGGGCTTCCGGAAACGGAAATTAAGCGAATGTGCCATCTGCATGCCGCCCTGTTTCAAGGCGCGCTTGAAAAACAGGAGATGCGCCCGGTGCAACCTGGGCACCCCATTCATACATATCTTCAAGAAAATACCCAGGCAAAAGAGCTGATTGCCGAAATCAGGCAGGAAGTAGCCAAAGTGAACGGGGGAGCAGAAGAAGCCGCATGGGCTTTTGTTCACGGCCATCTTACAAATTTAGTACAGGAACTTGCGGGTATTCAAACTCACTATATCCGCAAAGAGAATCAGCTTTTTCCTCTGTTGGAACAGCACGGCCTCAGCGCCCCCGGCAAAGTGATGTGGGAGGTGCACGATGATATACGCAGTAAATTACGCCACGCGCAAAACTTGCTTGCAGAAAAGAAGCAGCTTGAGAGCGTTGTTGCTGTGGTTGATTTTCTTAATGAAGCAGAAGAAATGATACGGAAAGAGGAAAACATCCTCTTCCCCATGAGCCTTGAGTTACTGACCGAAGATGACTGGAATAGATGCCGTTTGGGAGATGATGAAATCGGGTATTCTTTTGATGTGACGCCCGGTACTGAATGGTCTGCCCGTGCTGCCCACGAGTCACAACCAACTGACAATACAGATTTGATTTCTCTGGCCACCGGGAATCTCGCTCCAGAGGTCATAAACGCCATTTTCCGTAATTTGCCTGTGGATATCAGTTTTGTCGGCCCTGATGACCGAGTTGCGTACTATTCAGACAGCAAGCACCGTATATTTCCTCGAAGTGCTGCCGTTATCGGGCGCGAGGTGAAAAATTGCCATCCATCCAAGTCCGTGCACATCGTTACTGAAATACTGGAAGCATTTAAAAGTGGGAAGCGGAATAAAGCAGAATTCTGGCTGGAACTCGGAGAAAAATTTATCC
- a CDS encoding Sulfurtransferase has product MLNKAIKIMFLGVLAFSLMGMGFGEHPDNATAYKKLSASQAKALMTDEEHYILLDVRTEEEFRERHIKGAILLPYTEIKNRAAFELSDKDALILIYCRSGRRNAIAAKELIGMGYTQVYDFGGINDWPYETASSADNSQQ; this is encoded by the coding sequence ATGCTCAATAAGGCTATTAAGATTATGTTCCTGGGTGTTTTGGCTTTCTCTCTAATGGGTATGGGATTTGGCGAACATCCTGACAATGCTACCGCATATAAGAAATTGTCTGCCTCCCAAGCCAAAGCTCTCATGACTGATGAGGAGCATTACATTTTGCTTGATGTTCGAACAGAAGAGGAGTTCAGAGAGCGTCACATAAAGGGAGCTATCTTGCTTCCTTATACTGAAATAAAAAACCGTGCGGCATTTGAACTCTCAGACAAGGATGCCTTGATTCTTATTTATTGTCGTAGTGGGCGGAGGAATGCCATAGCGGCCAAGGAGCTTATTGGCATGGGATATACGCAAGTATACGATTTTGGGGGCATAAATGACTGGCCGTATGAAACGGCTTCGAGCGCAGACAATTCGCAGCAATAA
- a CDS encoding Phosphatidylserine/phosphatidylglycerophosphate / cardiolipin synthase, translated as MLKRTCLFTCLLFWLCVPVLAAEPLPVGAHFEVGFSPYGNAESIILNGISQAKTSIEVAAYSFTSKPISLALLDAHKRGVKVRVVADERSNTGKYSAVTFLANQGVPVRTNSNYAIFHHKFMVFDGRHVEMGSFNYSAAAADKNAENVLMLWNVPDIAKPYIEEWQRLWDESTTVTPKY; from the coding sequence ATGCTCAAGCGAACTTGCCTCTTTACCTGTCTTCTCTTTTGGCTCTGTGTGCCTGTGCTGGCCGCAGAGCCTTTACCTGTTGGAGCACATTTTGAAGTGGGCTTTTCGCCTTATGGGAATGCGGAATCAATCATTTTGAACGGTATCAGTCAGGCCAAGACCTCAATAGAGGTAGCGGCCTATTCCTTCACCAGCAAGCCGATTTCTCTGGCTCTGCTGGATGCTCATAAGCGTGGGGTAAAAGTCCGGGTAGTGGCTGATGAAAGGTCGAACACAGGCAAATATTCCGCTGTGACCTTTCTCGCCAATCAGGGCGTACCTGTGCGGACGAATAGCAATTACGCCATTTTCCATCACAAGTTCATGGTGTTTGATGGTCGGCATGTGGAAATGGGCAGCTTCAATTACAGCGCCGCCGCTGCCGACAAAAACGCCGAAAATGTTCTGATGCTTTGGAACGTACCGGATATTGCCAAACCTTATATCGAAGAATGGCAACGGTTATGGGACGAAAGCACAACGGTAACACCGAAATACTAA
- a CDS encoding conserved exported hypothetical protein (Evidence 4 : Homologs of previously reported genes of unknown function), with protein MKRILGLIALVAVLITPTFALAAEQIGVYVAPKFIYGYTMMDFKAKDYNSDTGETRSIGLGDKHDNAWGGALAIGYDFDKRFNVPIRAEVEYSLFSQVEADKNRLNPEDSDWDESFKQKFDIQTLFLNAYWDINTGTAFTPYIGAGIGMAFIDTKYNCRGESVSDPVNDWVRSSTGSKSRTNFAWNVGAGLGYDFNEYVTLDIGYRFVSLGNVKSSKGQQMDTGAVVPNMYDYGQSKDLYMHQVMAGLRITF; from the coding sequence ATGAAAAGGATTTTAGGTCTGATTGCGCTTGTAGCTGTATTGATCACTCCGACTTTTGCTTTGGCAGCAGAGCAAATCGGGGTCTATGTGGCTCCGAAGTTCATCTACGGCTATACCATGATGGATTTCAAGGCCAAGGATTACAACAGCGATACCGGCGAAACCCGCTCGATTGGCCTTGGCGATAAGCACGACAACGCTTGGGGTGGTGCTCTGGCGATAGGCTATGACTTCGATAAGCGGTTTAATGTACCCATCAGAGCGGAAGTGGAATACTCCCTGTTTTCTCAGGTGGAAGCGGACAAAAATCGGCTTAACCCGGAAGACTCTGACTGGGACGAAAGTTTCAAACAGAAGTTCGACATCCAGACGCTTTTCCTGAATGCCTATTGGGATATCAACACCGGCACGGCGTTCACTCCCTATATCGGCGCTGGTATCGGCATGGCCTTCATTGACACCAAGTACAACTGCCGGGGTGAGAGCGTTAGCGACCCTGTGAATGACTGGGTAAGGTCTTCTACTGGCAGTAAGAGCAGAACTAATTTTGCTTGGAACGTCGGCGCTGGTCTTGGATATGACTTCAACGAATATGTCACCTTGGACATTGGCTACCGCTTCGTTTCTCTCGGAAACGTCAAGTCGAGCAAGGGTCAGCAAATGGACACCGGAGCCGTGGTACCCAATATGTACGATTACGGCCAGAGCAAAGACCTCTACATGCATCAGGTCATGGCTGGCTTGAGAATAACTTTCTAA
- a CDS encoding hypothetical protein (Evidence 5 : No homology to any previously reported sequences): protein MKCFGTFKCGKVIPHHGFMQSILKXQALDSALLELFLALGENVLEALECDCEVCRQRRQYYERLTDEG from the coding sequence TTGAAATGCTTCGGCACGTTCAAATGCGGTAAGGTCATTCCGCATCATGGCTTTATGCAAAGCATTCTCAAAAGNCAGGCCCTAGACTCTGCGTTGCTTGAACTTTTTTTGGCATTAGGGGAAAACGTTCTTGAAGCTTTGGAATGCGACTGTGAAGTTTGCAGGCAACGGCGTCAATACTATGAGCGCCTTACCGATGAAGGCTAA
- a CDS encoding Cyclic nucleotide-binding protein: MMFEKIKHSPLFRGIDESQLASLLACLTAVKRRYRKDELIFVAGEKPISVGIVLSGSVRVLQEDFWGNRTILAHIESSGLFGEAFSCAEQVALPVSVIACEATEIMLIDYRKIITTCSSACVFHTQLVMNMMRILAKKNILLTKKLEYLSKRTTREKLLSFLSAQAVSAKSTIVEIPFNKTELAEYLCVDRSALSRELSAMKAEGLLQYDKNSFELFQVEPGV, from the coding sequence ATGATGTTTGAAAAAATAAAGCATAGTCCTTTATTCAGGGGTATTGATGAGAGTCAGTTGGCATCGTTACTGGCTTGCTTGACGGCAGTGAAGCGGCGGTATCGTAAAGATGAATTGATTTTTGTAGCAGGAGAAAAGCCTATATCCGTAGGAATCGTACTATCTGGCAGTGTGCGGGTATTACAGGAAGATTTTTGGGGAAACCGAACAATACTAGCTCATATTGAATCTAGTGGTCTGTTCGGAGAAGCATTTTCTTGTGCGGAGCAAGTGGCGTTGCCAGTCAGCGTAATCGCTTGTGAAGCAACCGAAATTATGTTGATCGACTATCGCAAAATCATCACCACCTGCTCGTCTGCGTGTGTGTTTCACACTCAGCTGGTTATGAATATGATGCGTATATTGGCAAAAAAAAATATTTTGCTGACTAAAAAGTTGGAATACCTTTCCAAACGGACAACTCGCGAGAAACTGCTTTCTTTTCTTTCTGCCCAAGCCGTTTCAGCCAAAAGCACCATAGTTGAAATTCCCTTCAATAAAACGGAACTTGCGGAATATCTTTGCGTGGATCGAAGCGCTTTATCGCGAGAACTTAGTGCCATGAAGGCTGAAGGGCTTTTGCAGTATGACAAAAATAGTTTTGAACTGTTTCAGGTGGAACCTGGAGTATAA